In Aequorivita sp. H23M31, a single window of DNA contains:
- a CDS encoding M90 family metallopeptidase: MVYVIVFVVLVLFAIYAFWQNKKRPVQSFPKKWEALLYDNVLFYRNLSSAEKKRFRNRMMLFLSEVYIEGIETELEDLDKVLVAASAVIPVFGFPEWHYNNLSGIIIYPGNFNEDLEFEHHGEKRIISGLVGSGRFENQMILSRQALRHGFENDTDKENTSVHEFVHLIDKMDGEADGVPERLLQRQYITPWLKLMHDEMEAINNNESDIRKYGGTSEVEFLAVASEYFFERPDLFKKKHPELYEMLEKCFQQNPGER, encoded by the coding sequence ATGGTTTATGTAATCGTTTTTGTTGTTTTAGTGTTGTTTGCTATTTACGCTTTCTGGCAGAATAAAAAACGGCCCGTTCAATCTTTTCCTAAAAAGTGGGAAGCACTCCTTTACGATAACGTTTTGTTTTATAGAAATCTTTCTTCTGCTGAAAAGAAAAGGTTCCGCAATAGGATGATGCTTTTCTTGAGCGAAGTTTATATAGAAGGAATAGAGACCGAGCTTGAAGATCTTGATAAAGTGTTGGTCGCCGCGAGTGCAGTTATTCCTGTATTTGGTTTTCCCGAATGGCACTACAATAATTTAAGCGGCATCATTATCTATCCAGGAAATTTTAATGAAGACCTGGAATTTGAACATCACGGAGAAAAGCGGATAATATCTGGATTGGTAGGTTCTGGTAGATTTGAAAATCAGATGATACTTTCACGACAAGCACTTCGCCACGGCTTTGAAAACGATACGGACAAAGAAAATACTTCCGTTCACGAATTTGTTCATCTTATAGATAAAATGGATGGCGAAGCCGATGGCGTTCCTGAACGGTTACTTCAAAGACAATACATAACTCCGTGGCTAAAGTTGATGCACGATGAAATGGAAGCCATCAATAACAATGAATCTGACATCCGTAAATACGGCGGTACAAGTGAAGTCGAATTTCTGGCGGTAGCTTCGGAATATTTCTTCGAACGACCCGATCTTTTCAAAAAAAAGCATCCTGAATTATATGAAATGCTAGAGAAATGTTTTCAGCAGAATCCTGGAGAAAGATAA
- a CDS encoding GTP-binding protein: MQLSNEIMLRPRFQMDLKMSCDQLIARFKEEKKKESKFHISCLDDHIFLRLPKEEQLFWSPQLHLELSETSENQCSINGFFGPNPTVWTMFIFFHVVVGTLFIADVIWWYSNSSLGNSTALQIGIAIGLVLAWILLYIAGTIGKKKGKPGMQKLYGFLLETARRENEIKIEDEVEAGTEFKLS, from the coding sequence ATGCAATTATCGAATGAAATAATGCTCCGGCCGCGGTTCCAAATGGATTTGAAAATGTCTTGCGATCAACTGATTGCACGGTTCAAGGAAGAAAAAAAGAAAGAGAGCAAATTTCACATAAGCTGCTTGGATGATCACATTTTTTTGAGACTTCCAAAAGAAGAACAATTATTCTGGTCCCCTCAATTGCACCTGGAACTATCTGAAACCTCCGAAAACCAGTGTTCCATAAACGGATTTTTCGGCCCTAATCCTACTGTTTGGACTATGTTCATTTTTTTTCACGTGGTTGTTGGCACTCTGTTTATTGCTGATGTAATTTGGTGGTATTCTAATTCCAGTTTGGGTAATTCTACCGCACTACAGATTGGTATTGCTATCGGACTGGTCTTAGCTTGGATCCTGCTTTATATTGCAGGGACAATCGGTAAGAAGAAAGGGAAACCGGGAATGCAGAAGCTTTATGGGTTTTTGCTGGAAACGGCCCGGAGGGAGAACGAAATCAAAATTGAAGATGAAGTTGAAGCGGGAACTGAATTTAAATTATCCTAA
- the era gene encoding GTPase Era produces MAVHKAGYVNIIGNPNVGKSTLMNAFVGERLSIITSKAQTTRHRILGIVNGEDFQVLFSDTPGIIKPAYQLQESMMDFVKSAFEDADILLYLVELGEKELKDESFFNKITHAKIPVLLLINKIDKGNEELLDEAVNLWKSKVPNAEIFAISALQNFGVPEVFNRIIELLPESPPFYPKDQLTDKPERFFVNETIREKILMHYKKEIPYSVEIDTEEFFEDENIIRIRSIIMVERETQKGIIIGHKGTALKRVGVEARKDLEKFFGKQIHLELYVKVNKDWRSNEKQLRRFGYNS; encoded by the coding sequence ATGGCTGTACACAAAGCGGGATATGTAAACATCATAGGAAATCCGAATGTTGGGAAGAGCACTCTCATGAATGCATTTGTAGGAGAGCGGCTTTCGATCATCACGTCAAAAGCTCAGACTACCCGTCATCGCATTCTTGGAATCGTAAATGGTGAGGATTTTCAAGTACTTTTCAGTGATACCCCAGGAATTATAAAACCTGCATACCAACTTCAGGAAAGTATGATGGATTTTGTGAAATCTGCCTTCGAAGATGCCGATATACTTCTTTATTTAGTGGAATTAGGCGAGAAGGAATTGAAAGACGAATCTTTTTTCAATAAAATCACCCACGCCAAGATTCCTGTTTTACTTCTTATTAATAAAATTGACAAAGGCAATGAAGAACTTTTGGATGAAGCGGTAAATCTTTGGAAATCAAAAGTTCCAAATGCCGAGATCTTTGCCATATCCGCTCTTCAAAATTTTGGTGTTCCAGAGGTGTTCAATAGAATAATTGAATTGCTTCCAGAATCTCCGCCATTTTATCCCAAAGACCAACTCACCGATAAACCAGAACGTTTTTTCGTGAACGAAACCATTCGCGAGAAAATACTAATGCACTACAAAAAGGAAATTCCATATTCTGTTGAAATCGATACAGAGGAATTTTTTGAGGATGAAAACATTATCCGCATCCGAAGCATTATTATGGTTGAGCGCGAGACCCAAAAGGGAATTATCATCGGTCATAAAGGAACTGCTTTGAAAAGAGTAGGAGTGGAGGCCCGAAAGGATTTGGAAAAATTCTTCGGAAAACAGATTCATCTTGAGCTATATGTAAAAGTCAATAAAGACTGGCGGAGTAATGAAAAACAATTACGAAGATTTGGCTATAATAGCTAA